A genomic stretch from Bordetella sp. N includes:
- a CDS encoding dienelactone hydrolase family protein has translation MIEFARPDGQLLQGYLAEPARPLNAPAVIVIQEWWGLNKQIRGVADRLAHAGYLALVPDLYRGKSTVEQEEAHHLMDGLDFADAASQDVGGAIKYLKSRVTKVGCMGFCMGGALTVLAAGMHANLNAAVTFYGFPPLEYIDGSKLAVPLQGHWATQDQHFDIAKVDELEQRLRDAGANIEFYRYLASHAFANEEAIGSGRMLTSQFDPVWAQQAWDRTLTFFGRNLAA, from the coding sequence ATGATTGAATTCGCGCGGCCAGATGGTCAGCTGCTGCAGGGCTATCTCGCTGAACCGGCGCGCCCCTTGAATGCACCGGCGGTGATCGTGATCCAGGAATGGTGGGGCTTGAACAAACAGATCCGGGGCGTCGCCGACAGGCTCGCCCACGCTGGGTATCTAGCGCTGGTTCCCGATCTGTATAGAGGGAAGTCCACGGTCGAACAGGAGGAAGCCCATCACCTCATGGACGGCCTGGATTTCGCGGATGCTGCCAGCCAGGATGTCGGCGGCGCGATTAAATATCTGAAATCGCGCGTGACCAAGGTGGGTTGCATGGGATTCTGCATGGGCGGTGCCTTGACGGTGCTGGCAGCCGGTATGCATGCGAATCTGAACGCGGCGGTCACGTTCTACGGATTCCCGCCTCTTGAATACATTGACGGGTCCAAGCTCGCCGTGCCTCTGCAAGGCCATTGGGCCACTCAGGATCAACATTTCGACATTGCGAAGGTCGATGAGTTGGAGCAGCGTCTGCGCGATGCGGGCGCGAACATTGAGTTCTATCGCTATCTGGCGTCTCACGCGTTCGCCAATGAAGAAGCGATAGGATCTGGCCGCATGCTGACCAGCCAGTTCGATCCCGTATGGGCGCAGCAAGCTTGGGACAGGACGCTGACTTTCTTCGGTCGGAACCTTGCCGCTTAA
- a CDS encoding SDR family NAD(P)-dependent oxidoreductase has protein sequence MDSAVQGKIVVITGGTSGIGLASAKAFANAGAFVYVTGRRQAELDQAVAVAGSNVKGLRADSSNISDLARVYETVRAQSGRLDILLANAGVLEKAPLGEITEEHFDHVFGINVKGLLFSVQKALPLMPDGSSIVMMSSTVANKGMGGNSVYSASKAAIRNFARGWAADLASRHIRVNVISPGPIKTPGLFTGISDPEVVRGIERRFGAQIPSGRLGEPEEIAKVAIFLASEAASYINGADIQVDGGWAQV, from the coding sequence ATGGATAGCGCCGTTCAAGGAAAAATTGTTGTGATTACCGGAGGGACCTCCGGTATTGGCCTGGCATCGGCAAAGGCGTTTGCCAACGCTGGCGCCTTCGTTTATGTCACCGGGCGCCGTCAGGCCGAGCTCGACCAGGCTGTCGCGGTTGCCGGATCCAACGTAAAAGGGCTGAGGGCGGACTCTTCAAATATTTCCGATCTGGCGCGTGTCTACGAGACAGTCCGCGCACAGAGCGGACGCCTCGACATTCTCTTGGCAAACGCCGGCGTCCTGGAAAAGGCGCCTTTGGGGGAGATTACCGAAGAGCACTTCGATCATGTTTTCGGCATCAACGTGAAGGGCCTGCTTTTTTCGGTACAGAAAGCCCTGCCACTGATGCCGGACGGTTCGTCCATCGTGATGATGTCGTCTACCGTTGCCAACAAGGGAATGGGGGGTAACAGCGTCTATTCAGCGAGCAAGGCGGCCATTCGTAATTTCGCACGAGGCTGGGCCGCGGACCTGGCGTCGAGACACATCCGCGTGAATGTGATCAGCCCCGGGCCGATCAAGACGCCTGGTCTGTTCACGGGGATTTCCGACCCTGAAGTGGTACGGGGTATCGAGCGCCGCTTCGGCGCGCAAATCCCGTCGGGTCGACTGGGAGAGCCAGAGGAAATCGCGAAGGTAGCGATATTCCTGGCGTCAGAAGCGGCGAGCTACATCAACGGCGCTGATATCCAGGTCGACGGCGGTTGGGCGCAAGTTTGA
- a CDS encoding TetR/AcrR family transcriptional regulator has protein sequence MARPRTFDEAQVLDRAMEVFWLHGYNGTAMSDLTEAMGINSPSIYSAFGSKRGLFDAVLDRYDQRRADFKEHFLTGKTARDVVEMLLRGTVQWLTSSNEPRGCLLVQAGLATGGDGQDIPALLARRRKRLEHLLTARFDQAKVDGDLGVNEDSSALARYVQTIFSGLAVQAAAGASAAELDDVVTRIMPTWPASPSRKARPKPKPTVRNPAV, from the coding sequence ATGGCAAGACCACGAACATTCGATGAAGCTCAGGTGCTCGATCGAGCCATGGAGGTCTTCTGGCTGCATGGCTACAACGGCACGGCCATGAGTGACCTCACGGAAGCAATGGGCATCAACTCGCCGAGCATTTATTCGGCCTTTGGCAGCAAGCGGGGCCTTTTCGACGCGGTGCTAGATCGTTACGATCAACGGCGCGCCGATTTCAAGGAGCACTTTCTCACCGGAAAAACAGCACGAGATGTCGTGGAAATGCTCCTGCGGGGCACCGTTCAATGGCTTACTTCTTCGAACGAGCCACGTGGATGCCTGCTGGTACAAGCCGGCTTGGCCACCGGCGGCGATGGCCAGGACATTCCCGCTCTTCTGGCGCGCAGACGCAAGCGGCTCGAACATCTGCTGACGGCGCGTTTCGATCAGGCGAAGGTCGATGGCGATCTGGGGGTCAATGAGGATTCAAGTGCGCTAGCCCGGTATGTGCAAACCATCTTCAGCGGCTTGGCCGTGCAGGCTGCCGCTGGAGCCAGCGCCGCCGAGCTTGATGACGTCGTTACCCGGATCATGCCGACATGGCCTGCCTCCCCCAGCCGCAAAGCGCGCCCCAAGCCGAAGCCCACCGTCAGAAACCCAGCCGTTTGA
- a CDS encoding SDR family oxidoreductase — MERVMVTGVTGVLGRATLQGVLRATPAVQIAGLARDPAKVADLAQLGIDIRRGDYYDSKSLRAAFRGITRLLFVSATAFSERMDQHCNVIQAAREAGVRHVIYTSIQRKPGSPLRISRVTESDILTEEALATSGMDYTILRNNVYLDYLPFMVGSDALTRGVRVPGGKGAAALVSRADLSEAAAAVLTQPGHVGKVYTLGAGSAFSLPDVASALTALSGHDVDYVNLSTSAFVRERVAAGMPEAAANFLSEWIEAIGSGEFEETTGDMERLIGRPPSGYLQFLRAAYQLPHSERD; from the coding sequence ATGGAAAGAGTTATGGTGACCGGCGTGACGGGTGTCCTGGGCAGAGCGACCCTACAGGGTGTGCTGCGGGCCACGCCAGCGGTCCAAATAGCGGGATTGGCGCGCGACCCAGCAAAAGTGGCCGACCTTGCACAGCTAGGTATCGACATCCGCCGTGGAGATTATTACGACTCAAAGAGCCTGCGCGCTGCATTCAGGGGCATCACGCGGCTTTTGTTCGTGTCTGCGACCGCATTCTCCGAACGAATGGACCAACATTGCAATGTCATCCAGGCTGCCAGGGAAGCCGGCGTTCGGCACGTCATTTATACGTCGATACAACGTAAGCCAGGCTCCCCACTGCGTATATCCCGAGTGACCGAGTCGGACATCCTCACGGAAGAAGCGCTGGCTACTTCCGGCATGGACTACACCATTCTGCGTAATAACGTTTATCTCGATTACCTTCCGTTTATGGTTGGAAGCGATGCGTTGACTCGCGGGGTACGAGTGCCGGGCGGAAAGGGCGCTGCCGCGCTGGTTTCCAGGGCAGACCTGTCCGAGGCCGCTGCCGCGGTACTCACCCAGCCCGGGCACGTGGGAAAGGTCTACACCTTGGGAGCCGGTTCCGCTTTCTCGCTGCCTGACGTCGCCAGCGCCCTGACGGCGCTAAGCGGGCATGACGTGGATTATGTCAACCTGAGCACCAGCGCATTCGTCCGGGAACGTGTGGCGGCCGGCATGCCCGAGGCCGCCGCAAATTTCTTGAGCGAGTGGATAGAAGCGATAGGCTCAGGCGAGTTCGAGGAAACCACGGGTGACATGGAGCGCTTGATTGGCCGCCCGCCGTCAGGCTATCTACAATTCCTGCGAGCCGCTTACCAGTTGCCCCACTCGGAGCGGGATTGA
- the prmB gene encoding 50S ribosomal protein L3 N(5)-glutamine methyltransferase: MTISDHPELTTVRDLIRYGVSRLNAGQVTFGHGSDNAWDETVYLVLHSLHLPPDTLDPFLDAHVLAEERQRVLEVIERRVQERLPAPYLTNEAWLRGHRFYVDNRVIVPRSPISELLDEGLSPWLPDPETVENVLDMCTGSGCLAVLSALAFPFAHVDGVDISSSALEVAMHNVGAYNLHDRVGLHLSDLFDKLNTGRLYDVIICNPPYVNEGSMADLPAEYRHEPHLALAGGDDGMDLVRRILRDAPKFLKPEGILVLEIGHERSHFEAAFPDLTPVWLDSSEASDQLLLLTREQLAS, from the coding sequence ATGACCATCTCCGACCATCCGGAACTGACCACCGTACGCGACCTGATCCGCTACGGAGTATCGCGGCTGAACGCCGGCCAGGTAACCTTCGGCCACGGCAGCGACAACGCCTGGGACGAGACGGTCTACCTGGTGCTGCACTCGCTGCACCTGCCGCCCGACACCCTGGATCCTTTCCTGGACGCCCACGTACTGGCTGAAGAACGCCAACGCGTGCTGGAAGTGATCGAGCGCCGCGTGCAGGAACGCCTGCCGGCCCCCTACCTGACCAATGAAGCCTGGCTGCGCGGCCATCGCTTCTACGTCGACAACCGCGTCATCGTGCCGCGCTCGCCGATCTCCGAGCTGCTGGACGAGGGCCTGTCGCCCTGGCTGCCCGACCCCGAAACCGTGGAAAACGTGCTGGACATGTGCACGGGCTCGGGTTGCCTGGCGGTGTTGTCGGCGCTGGCCTTCCCCTTCGCGCACGTGGACGGCGTGGACATCTCGTCCAGCGCGCTGGAAGTGGCGATGCACAATGTGGGCGCCTACAACCTGCACGACCGCGTGGGCCTGCACCTGAGCGACCTGTTCGACAAGCTGAACACCGGCCGCCTGTACGACGTGATCATCTGCAATCCGCCCTACGTGAACGAGGGCTCCATGGCCGACCTGCCCGCCGAATACCGCCACGAGCCGCATCTGGCCCTGGCCGGCGGCGACGACGGCATGGACCTGGTGCGCCGCATCCTGCGCGACGCGCCCAAATTCCTCAAACCCGAAGGCATCCTGGTGCTGGAGATCGGCCATGAGCGCAGCCATTTCGAGGCCGCCTTCCCCGATCTGACGCCGGTCTGGCTGGACTCGTCCGAGGCGTCCGACCAGTTGCTGCTGCTTACCCGAGAGCAACTGGCGTCGTGA
- a CDS encoding TetR/AcrR family transcriptional regulator yields the protein MNANTREEIMAAAKAAVQTHGYNALSFRDIAAAVGVKSSSVHYHFPTKGDLATALAERYATQAQEFLDDLQAKSLPHDQLMRAYIAAFRGALEDDNKMCLCGIMAAEYADLPDEVRKEVDRFTTVNHQWLAKVLFARHPKTPTEATEARAIAIFAAIEGAQLVARGKHDIRLFDRIIEAYIVSGLLS from the coding sequence ATGAATGCAAATACCCGCGAAGAAATCATGGCTGCCGCGAAGGCAGCGGTGCAGACACATGGATATAACGCGCTAAGCTTCCGCGATATTGCGGCTGCGGTGGGCGTCAAGAGTTCCAGCGTGCACTACCACTTCCCCACCAAGGGAGATCTGGCAACGGCGCTTGCCGAACGCTACGCCACTCAGGCGCAAGAATTTCTCGACGATTTGCAGGCCAAGTCACTGCCGCACGATCAATTGATGCGTGCGTATATCGCCGCGTTTCGGGGCGCTCTCGAAGACGACAACAAGATGTGCCTGTGCGGAATCATGGCGGCGGAATATGCGGACCTCCCCGACGAGGTGCGCAAGGAGGTCGACCGATTCACCACCGTGAACCACCAGTGGCTGGCCAAGGTTCTGTTCGCGCGCCATCCAAAGACGCCGACAGAGGCCACCGAGGCCCGAGCGATTGCCATCTTCGCTGCGATAGAGGGCGCGCAGTTGGTTGCGCGAGGCAAGCATGACATTCGCCTCTTCGATCGCATCATCGAGGCTTACATCGTTAGCGGTTTGCTGTCGTAG
- a CDS encoding MFS transporter — protein sequence MKTIPDKSDSGAILLVASGISSLVTLDSNVVAVALPTIARSLSAGFADLQWVITAYVLPFAALLLAAGSFADMVGRRRAVILGQLIFAAASLGCGLATSALMLNVSRAFQGVGASLLLTASLAVINHSFKGLARARAFGVWGASLGIAMTSGPILGGVISSTVGWQWAFLINLPICALLIVGTLKVIPESKDPLAKRLDVAGILLFSTGLFSLIWAVIDGNTAGWLSPPVIGRAAAGVVLLGAFVVAERIQARPMVDFLAMKSRAFGGSASATVGYATSAQVMIFYLPLYLQNTCGFTPAEAGLGMLPFAVPMFVVPRFTAKYLHRTTPRRMLTCGLAVSATANLAIAALASVGAGYIAFSGAMTLAGVGAGVLNGETAKSLQGSLPAHRSGMASGLSGTVRFTSLLFGVAALGAVLVATTTRYFLQQGVAQALGPEVAVHAAKRFAAGDIDGTAREFPPALSEAAIRVMHDAFDKGFALTACTAAILALLSLSCTWVFLRKVESDELSDSVQPVLHGE from the coding sequence ATGAAGACCATTCCTGACAAAAGTGACAGCGGAGCAATCCTGCTGGTCGCGTCCGGCATCTCGTCGCTCGTTACGTTGGACTCCAACGTCGTCGCGGTCGCGCTACCCACGATAGCCCGCTCGCTGTCGGCAGGCTTTGCCGACCTGCAGTGGGTCATTACCGCATACGTGCTTCCATTCGCGGCGCTGTTGCTCGCGGCGGGATCATTCGCGGATATGGTGGGGCGCAGAAGGGCAGTAATACTTGGCCAGTTGATTTTTGCCGCGGCCTCTCTTGGCTGTGGACTCGCCACGTCCGCCCTGATGTTGAATGTATCGAGAGCGTTCCAGGGCGTCGGCGCGAGCCTGTTGCTGACAGCCTCGCTGGCGGTAATCAACCACAGTTTTAAAGGACTCGCTCGGGCACGGGCATTCGGAGTCTGGGGAGCCAGCTTGGGGATCGCCATGACGAGCGGTCCCATCCTCGGCGGCGTCATCTCAAGCACCGTCGGATGGCAATGGGCATTTCTGATAAACCTGCCTATCTGTGCCCTCTTGATCGTCGGCACGCTAAAGGTAATTCCAGAGTCAAAGGACCCTCTGGCGAAACGGCTGGATGTTGCCGGTATCCTGCTTTTCAGCACGGGACTTTTTTCGTTGATTTGGGCTGTCATCGACGGGAATACGGCGGGATGGCTCTCGCCGCCCGTCATCGGCCGCGCGGCTGCCGGTGTGGTGTTGCTAGGCGCGTTCGTTGTAGCGGAGCGAATTCAGGCCAGGCCCATGGTCGACTTCCTGGCGATGAAGTCACGGGCTTTTGGCGGAAGCGCGAGTGCAACGGTCGGGTACGCAACCAGTGCGCAGGTAATGATTTTTTATCTGCCGCTCTACCTGCAAAACACGTGCGGGTTCACGCCGGCCGAGGCAGGGCTGGGCATGCTTCCGTTCGCAGTTCCGATGTTCGTGGTGCCCCGATTCACTGCAAAGTATTTGCATCGCACAACCCCGCGCAGGATGCTGACATGTGGCTTGGCAGTTAGCGCGACGGCGAATCTGGCAATTGCAGCGCTGGCGTCGGTCGGCGCTGGGTATATCGCCTTTTCCGGGGCGATGACGCTGGCGGGGGTCGGCGCCGGAGTCCTGAATGGCGAGACCGCGAAGTCGCTGCAGGGTAGCCTGCCGGCTCATCGTTCCGGGATGGCGTCGGGACTTAGCGGGACGGTGCGGTTCACGTCTTTATTATTTGGCGTGGCGGCGCTGGGAGCGGTTTTGGTCGCGACGACCACGAGGTATTTCTTGCAGCAGGGCGTTGCGCAGGCACTCGGCCCGGAAGTCGCCGTTCATGCCGCGAAGCGCTTTGCCGCCGGAGACATCGACGGAACAGCGCGGGAGTTTCCTCCTGCCTTGAGCGAAGCAGCCATCAGGGTCATGCATGATGCTTTTGACAAGGGCTTCGCACTAACGGCGTGCACGGCGGCCATCTTGGCGCTACTCAGTTTGTCCTGCACCTGGGTGTTTCTGCGTAAGGTAGAAAGCGATGAGCTGTCGGACTCGGTGCAACCCGTGTTGCATGGTGAATAG
- a CDS encoding ABC-F family ATP-binding cassette domain-containing protein: MIRAQGLTLRRGTKVLLDSAEFVVNPGERVGIVGKNGAGKSTLFALLTGALDQDAGTLTLPEGWRIASVKQEIAADERAARDFVIDGDVHLRELQQRRAALTDSQGTEIAETEAALIEAGAWSANSRAEQLLAGLGFKPAEWTQPVNSFSGGWRMRLALARALMAPSELLLLDEPTNHLDLDAMLWLEKWLASYEGTVLLISHDTEFLDAVARSILHFDHAKLVRYRGGYQDFLTQRAERLRQTSIAYERQTREAARLQGFIDRFKAKASKAKQAQSRVKALSRMEALAPLHAESGIDIRIPSPDHMPDPLLVLDKLSAGYTDDEGQQVSILRNVTLMVRAGSRIGVLGANGAGKSTLIKTLAEELDVQAGERRASRGLAIGYFHQHQLDMLDLEATPLMHLARIAPEVREQELRNYLGGFGFSGDTVNGKVEPMSGGEKARLALSLIVWQKPNLLLLDEPSNHLDVETREALATALAEFGGSMLLVSHDRHLLRTTVDSFWIVADGAVREFDGDLEDYREWLAARNAEERAEQRAADKDTARADDGGEPTVDRKQQRRLEAEQRQRLAVARKPLQAKLAKVETAMEKARVRLVALDALVADADLYSDARRAERLQVLSEHGELSKQLETQEEEWLMLQEEIEAIERGVE; the protein is encoded by the coding sequence GTGATTCGTGCTCAAGGCTTGACGCTGCGACGTGGCACCAAGGTGCTGCTCGACAGCGCGGAATTCGTGGTCAATCCGGGGGAACGGGTCGGCATCGTCGGCAAGAACGGCGCCGGCAAATCCACCCTCTTCGCCCTGCTCACCGGCGCGCTGGATCAGGATGCCGGCACCCTGACCTTGCCCGAAGGCTGGCGCATCGCCAGCGTCAAGCAAGAGATCGCGGCGGATGAACGGGCCGCGCGGGACTTCGTCATCGACGGCGACGTGCATTTGCGGGAGTTGCAGCAGCGGCGCGCGGCCCTGACCGACAGCCAGGGCACGGAAATCGCGGAAACCGAAGCGGCCCTGATCGAAGCCGGCGCGTGGAGCGCGAATTCGCGCGCCGAACAGCTGCTGGCCGGCCTGGGGTTCAAGCCCGCGGAATGGACCCAGCCGGTAAACAGCTTCTCCGGCGGCTGGCGCATGCGCCTGGCCTTGGCCCGCGCGCTGATGGCGCCGTCCGAATTGCTGCTGCTGGACGAACCGACCAACCACTTGGACCTCGACGCCATGCTGTGGCTGGAGAAGTGGCTGGCGTCCTATGAAGGGACCGTGCTGCTGATCTCGCACGATACGGAATTCCTCGACGCCGTGGCGCGGTCCATCCTGCATTTCGATCACGCCAAGCTGGTGCGCTATCGCGGCGGCTACCAGGACTTCCTGACCCAGCGCGCGGAGCGCCTGCGCCAGACCAGCATCGCCTATGAACGGCAGACCCGCGAAGCCGCGCGCCTGCAAGGCTTCATCGACCGCTTCAAGGCCAAGGCATCCAAGGCCAAGCAGGCGCAGAGCCGGGTCAAGGCCCTGTCGCGCATGGAGGCCCTGGCGCCCCTGCACGCGGAATCCGGCATCGATATCCGCATTCCTTCGCCCGACCACATGCCGGATCCCCTGCTGGTGCTCGACAAGCTGTCGGCCGGCTATACCGACGACGAAGGCCAGCAGGTTTCGATTCTGCGCAACGTCACGCTGATGGTGCGGGCCGGCAGCCGTATCGGCGTGCTGGGCGCCAACGGCGCGGGCAAGAGCACGCTGATCAAGACCCTGGCCGAGGAACTGGACGTCCAGGCCGGCGAGCGCCGCGCCTCGCGCGGCCTGGCCATCGGCTATTTCCATCAGCATCAGCTGGACATGCTGGACCTGGAGGCGACGCCGCTGATGCACCTGGCGCGCATCGCGCCTGAAGTGCGCGAACAGGAATTACGTAACTACCTGGGCGGCTTCGGCTTTTCCGGCGACACGGTGAACGGCAAGGTCGAGCCCATGTCGGGCGGCGAAAAGGCACGCCTGGCGCTGTCGCTGATCGTCTGGCAGAAACCCAACCTGCTGCTGCTGGACGAACCCAGCAACCACCTGGACGTGGAAACCCGCGAGGCCCTGGCCACTGCCCTGGCGGAATTCGGCGGCAGCATGCTGCTGGTTTCGCACGATCGCCACCTGCTGCGCACCACGGTCGACAGCTTCTGGATCGTGGCGGACGGCGCGGTGCGCGAGTTCGACGGCGACCTGGAGGATTACCGGGAATGGCTGGCCGCGCGCAACGCCGAAGAGCGCGCCGAACAGCGTGCGGCCGACAAGGATACGGCCCGTGCCGACGACGGCGGCGAGCCCACGGTCGACCGCAAGCAACAACGCCGCCTGGAGGCCGAGCAAAGGCAAAGGCTGGCCGTCGCCCGCAAGCCGCTGCAGGCCAAGCTGGCCAAGGTGGAAACCGCCATGGAGAAGGCCCGGGTACGCCTGGTCGCCCTCGATGCGCTGGTGGCGGACGCGGACCTCTATTCCGACGCGCGGCGCGCCGAACGCCTGCAGGTATTGAGCGAACACGGCGAACTGAGCAAGCAGCTGGAAACCCAGGAAGAGGAATGGCTGATGCTGCAGGAAGAGATCGAGGCGATCGAGCGCGGAGTGGAGTAA
- a CDS encoding alpha/beta fold hydrolase has translation MFRRFIVFFAVFVTAIASGSARAETSDVSTRYMDVDGIRIFYREAGVVTAPTILLLHGFPSSSHMFRTLIPKLSERFHVIAPDYPGMGFSDAPPESRFPATFDGVASVMERFVEQMKIRHAVLYEQDFGGPVGMRLALHHPERVDGLAIQNTPISLDGWNPERLNAILANQKLPPEQRRRETEKRVAPATVEFLYHQGTRHPEALDPASWAVDEWVMRDAERVRVMTSLQLDIPSNFSQYPVWQAYLAKYQPKTLVVWGVGDPIFTRAGADAVKRFVPAADVRYYPTGHFALEEDAEDIAGQIVRTFATNTRNPDGND, from the coding sequence ATGTTCAGACGGTTCATTGTCTTTTTCGCTGTTTTTGTCACTGCCATTGCCAGCGGGTCGGCAAGGGCCGAAACCAGCGACGTGTCCACGCGCTACATGGACGTCGACGGCATTCGCATTTTCTATCGCGAGGCAGGCGTAGTTACGGCGCCGACGATTCTGTTGTTGCATGGGTTTCCGTCCTCGTCGCATATGTTCCGCACGCTTATCCCCAAGCTTTCAGAACGCTTCCACGTCATCGCGCCTGATTATCCCGGAATGGGATTCAGCGATGCTCCCCCCGAGTCTCGTTTCCCGGCGACCTTCGATGGTGTAGCGAGCGTTATGGAGAGATTCGTCGAGCAGATGAAGATCCGTCATGCGGTGCTGTACGAGCAGGACTTCGGCGGTCCGGTCGGGATGCGTTTGGCGTTGCATCACCCGGAACGGGTCGATGGCTTGGCGATTCAGAACACGCCCATCAGTCTCGATGGCTGGAATCCCGAACGCCTTAACGCAATACTGGCAAACCAAAAGCTGCCGCCGGAACAGCGTCGCCGTGAAACCGAGAAGCGTGTCGCACCCGCTACTGTGGAGTTCCTTTATCATCAGGGCACCCGTCATCCAGAGGCACTCGACCCCGCTTCCTGGGCAGTCGACGAGTGGGTGATGAGGGATGCCGAGCGGGTCCGGGTGATGACGAGTCTGCAGCTCGACATTCCGTCGAATTTTTCCCAGTATCCGGTCTGGCAGGCGTATCTGGCCAAATATCAGCCCAAGACGCTTGTCGTATGGGGAGTGGGCGATCCGATCTTTACGCGAGCAGGCGCGGACGCGGTGAAGCGCTTCGTGCCTGCTGCCGATGTCCGTTACTACCCGACCGGACATTTCGCTTTGGAAGAAGACGCGGAGGATATTGCGGGGCAAATCGTTCGCACTTTCGCAACGAACACAAGGAATCCTGATGGGAATGATTGA
- a CDS encoding glutathione S-transferase family protein, with protein MKIYDRPGFPNPARIRIVVAAKGLDAQVEYVSVDLIGAEHKQAEFLAKNPSGIVPVLELDDGTLISESTAITEYLDNLDGDPILTGRSPREKALAHMMQRRAEAYVLDPVGLYFHHATPGLGAALQAFKSPGWSARKEMGEREGEKARAGMAYFNDVLKTQRYVAGDTFTMGDITLFAGLMFADAAGLGVPEEHGALLAWRAHVAQLPAVANRSGQAFVVEDLKRLGF; from the coding sequence ATGAAGATTTACGACCGCCCCGGCTTTCCCAATCCTGCCCGCATACGCATCGTCGTCGCGGCCAAGGGCCTGGACGCCCAAGTCGAATATGTTTCCGTCGACCTGATCGGCGCAGAACACAAGCAGGCCGAATTTCTGGCCAAGAACCCGTCAGGCATCGTTCCTGTCCTCGAACTCGACGATGGCACGTTGATTTCGGAATCCACTGCCATTACGGAGTACCTGGATAACCTTGACGGCGATCCCATCCTCACAGGCCGTAGTCCCCGCGAGAAGGCGCTGGCTCACATGATGCAACGCCGCGCCGAAGCCTATGTCCTGGATCCGGTAGGCCTGTATTTCCACCACGCCACGCCCGGCCTGGGCGCCGCTCTGCAGGCCTTCAAAAGTCCCGGTTGGAGCGCGCGGAAAGAAATGGGCGAGCGCGAGGGCGAGAAGGCGCGCGCGGGCATGGCCTATTTCAACGACGTATTGAAGACGCAGCGCTATGTAGCCGGCGACACGTTCACGATGGGGGACATCACCTTGTTCGCCGGACTGATGTTCGCGGACGCGGCCGGACTTGGCGTCCCCGAGGAGCACGGAGCGCTGTTGGCCTGGCGTGCCCATGTGGCGCAGCTTCCCGCCGTTGCCAACCGCAGCGGGCAGGCCTTCGTCGTGGAAGATCTCAAACGGCTGGGTTTCTGA